One genomic window of Paraburkholderia acidiphila includes the following:
- the rfbD gene encoding dTDP-4-dehydrorhamnose reductase, with amino-acid sequence MSRELTILVTGVNGQVGFELLRSLQGLGRVVSCDRSVLDLSDLDRVRGFVRDLKPSLIVNPAAYTAVDKAETDVEAARRLNVDVPRVLAQEASELGSLLIHYSTDYVFDGTKPGPYVETDEPNPLNIYGRTKLEGERAIEEVGGKYLIFRTSWVYGLRGKNFLQTMLRFAREGRKEITVVDDQFGAPTWSRTIAACTAHIAARYCAGDVDADWWANRAGVYHLTAGGSTSWFGFARAIFEAANAEALCVEPTTGERFGAAARRPANSRLSCEKLEAEFGIRVPAWDKALVVCLEGFEGP; translated from the coding sequence ATGAGTCGGGAATTGACGATCCTCGTGACGGGCGTGAACGGCCAGGTTGGATTCGAATTGCTGCGGTCGCTGCAGGGGCTTGGCCGCGTGGTGTCGTGCGACAGGTCGGTACTCGATCTCTCCGATCTCGATCGCGTGCGTGGGTTTGTGCGGGACCTGAAGCCGTCGCTCATTGTGAATCCGGCTGCGTATACGGCGGTGGACAAGGCCGAGACCGATGTCGAAGCCGCACGACGCTTGAATGTGGACGTGCCGCGAGTGTTGGCGCAAGAGGCGAGCGAACTTGGCTCTCTGCTGATTCACTATTCGACCGACTATGTTTTCGATGGGACGAAGCCCGGACCGTATGTCGAGACTGACGAGCCGAATCCGCTCAATATCTATGGGCGCACAAAACTCGAAGGTGAGCGTGCCATCGAGGAAGTGGGTGGCAAGTACCTTATCTTCCGCACAAGTTGGGTATATGGCCTTCGCGGCAAAAACTTCTTGCAGACGATGTTGAGATTTGCCCGCGAAGGGCGCAAAGAGATCACGGTGGTCGACGATCAGTTCGGCGCGCCGACGTGGAGCCGCACGATTGCCGCATGCACGGCGCATATTGCGGCTCGGTATTGCGCCGGCGATGTCGATGCTGACTGGTGGGCGAATCGCGCCGGTGTGTATCACCTCACTGCGGGAGGCTCGACCTCGTGGTTCGGCTTCGCGCGTGCGATTTTCGAGGCGGCGAATGCCGAGGCGTTGTGCGTCGAGCCTACTACCGGGGAACGGTTTGGGGCTGCGGCACGTCGTCCCGCAAATTCCAGATTGAGTTGCGAGAAGCTGGAGGCGGAATTTGGCATACGCGTGCCGGCTTGGGATAAGGCGTTGGTGGTGTGCCTGGAAGGATTTGAAGGTCCGTGA
- a CDS encoding glycosyltransferase 87 family protein, with product MEVVPGVNRPSMRWLFTILTFGACLAIGGFVSFRLGPDFNWDLQNYHLYNPFALLSGRIDQDFMAAGIQSYLNPLLDVPFYLSWTSWFRDQPWVTTVLAGLPYGVAMFLCLRIAALLIPGTGLGRHVEVLAAVAIGVTGTVTISEVGTTFNDIPIAVLILAALLAELRGVGRDRMSGLFAGILLGVAAGLKMTAVIFAPGFVLAVMMTKRDWRAALVAAGLITAGWLLGFVAAGGWWSWKIYQLYGNPIFPMFNRAFHSVWFGNVGRDLRFMPHGVLQILFYPFYWIGGKSHVAELPMRDPRFAIAYVASVCIAIALWLGSRAGVQAEAGLGAGRKRKHVVLLLVFFWSSFVIWEALFSIVRYALVLELLTGILAVLALQWICARLLKPSVSRKVPATLAVLIALISIKIDLPMDWGRMQYASVPALVDSHIPLPHGATVLVVEVPVAFVLPFVQSADSSFIGVDANTVTLPETSPAARFIRAKLARSNGANNWVLTNGEAQGVNELIRTYDLRMVDDACRSITQSPQQHVRICPLEKYGT from the coding sequence ATGGAAGTGGTTCCCGGGGTCAATCGACCTTCGATGCGATGGCTTTTCACGATCCTCACGTTCGGGGCTTGCCTCGCCATCGGTGGTTTCGTTTCGTTCCGGTTGGGCCCGGATTTCAACTGGGATCTGCAGAACTACCACTTGTACAATCCATTCGCCCTGCTGAGCGGACGGATCGATCAAGATTTCATGGCGGCAGGAATCCAGTCCTACCTGAATCCGCTCCTCGATGTGCCCTTCTATCTTTCGTGGACGTCGTGGTTTCGTGACCAGCCGTGGGTCACGACGGTTCTGGCGGGTTTGCCGTACGGCGTCGCCATGTTTCTCTGTCTGCGTATCGCCGCATTGCTCATCCCCGGCACGGGACTGGGTCGCCATGTCGAGGTGCTGGCAGCGGTGGCTATCGGCGTGACAGGAACGGTCACAATCTCGGAAGTCGGTACGACGTTCAACGACATACCGATCGCAGTCCTGATTCTCGCCGCTCTGCTGGCCGAACTGCGCGGTGTAGGGCGAGATCGTATGTCGGGACTGTTTGCCGGCATACTGCTCGGCGTTGCTGCTGGCCTCAAGATGACGGCGGTCATTTTCGCGCCGGGCTTCGTGCTTGCGGTGATGATGACGAAGCGCGACTGGCGCGCGGCGCTTGTCGCGGCCGGCCTGATTACCGCTGGCTGGCTGCTCGGCTTCGTCGCGGCAGGAGGGTGGTGGTCGTGGAAGATTTATCAGTTGTACGGGAATCCCATCTTCCCGATGTTCAATCGCGCGTTTCATTCTGTCTGGTTCGGCAATGTCGGTCGCGATCTGCGTTTCATGCCGCACGGCGTGCTGCAGATTCTGTTCTATCCGTTCTACTGGATCGGCGGGAAGTCGCACGTCGCCGAGTTGCCGATGCGCGATCCCCGTTTTGCGATCGCCTACGTCGCGTCGGTGTGCATCGCCATTGCCTTGTGGCTCGGGTCGCGTGCAGGCGTACAAGCTGAAGCTGGTCTTGGCGCCGGCAGGAAACGCAAACACGTGGTGCTCCTGCTGGTGTTCTTCTGGTCAAGCTTCGTCATTTGGGAGGCGTTGTTTTCGATCGTCCGCTATGCGCTGGTATTGGAATTGTTGACAGGCATTCTTGCCGTGTTGGCGCTTCAATGGATCTGCGCGCGACTGCTCAAGCCGTCAGTTTCGCGCAAGGTGCCAGCCACACTAGCCGTGCTGATTGCTTTGATTTCGATCAAAATCGACCTTCCGATGGATTGGGGGAGAATGCAATACGCCAGCGTTCCAGCGCTGGTTGATTCGCATATTCCTTTGCCACACGGAGCGACGGTCCTCGTTGTCGAGGTGCCGGTCGCGTTTGTGCTCCCGTTTGTTCAGTCCGCGGATAGTTCCTTCATTGGCGTGGACGCAAACACAGTGACGCTACCGGAGACGTCGCCCGCCGCGCGCTTCATCCGGGCGAAACTGGCCCGCTCGAACGGGGCGAACAATTGGGTTCTTACAAATGGCGAGGCGCAAGGCGTCAACGAACTGATCCGGACCTATGACTTGCGTATGGTGGACGACGCGTGCAGGTCAATCACGCAGAGTCCGCAGCAACACGTCAGAATCTGTCCGTTGGAGAAGTACGGTACATAA
- a CDS encoding glycosyltransferase family 2 protein yields MHKPKIAVLLPCYNEEGAIAKVVRDFRAALPDAVIYVYDNNSRDRTAEIARAAGAVVRTETQQGKGHVVRRMFRDIEADFYVMADGDDTYEVSLAPMMIELAMEGAHDLVNCVRRETEEAAYRGGHRFGNMMLTGVVRRIFGNRVRDMLSGYKVFSRRFVKSFPALSQGFDIETELTVHALELSMPVAHVEGPYRGRPPGSESKLRTYRDGWRILMLIFKLVRHERPMFFFSLLAALFGLTSLILFAPLVETYLQTGLVPRLPTAVLTMGLMTIAILSLMVGAILDTVTRGRRELRMLAYLQYPFFWGSATRTAIEAVDEHESRSHAN; encoded by the coding sequence ATGCATAAACCAAAGATTGCTGTTCTGCTGCCTTGCTACAACGAAGAAGGGGCTATTGCGAAAGTTGTGCGCGATTTTCGGGCTGCGTTGCCCGACGCCGTAATTTACGTGTATGACAATAATTCGCGTGACCGCACGGCTGAAATCGCGCGCGCCGCGGGGGCTGTCGTTCGGACGGAGACGCAGCAGGGTAAAGGCCACGTGGTGCGCCGGATGTTCCGTGATATTGAGGCGGATTTTTACGTCATGGCTGACGGCGACGATACGTACGAGGTCAGTCTCGCACCGATGATGATCGAGCTTGCCATGGAAGGTGCGCACGATCTCGTCAATTGCGTGCGGCGGGAGACTGAAGAGGCTGCCTACCGTGGCGGCCATCGTTTTGGCAATATGATGCTCACCGGTGTCGTTCGTCGAATTTTTGGCAACCGGGTGCGCGACATGCTGTCCGGCTACAAGGTATTTTCACGCCGTTTCGTCAAATCCTTCCCGGCGCTCTCGCAAGGTTTCGATATCGAAACCGAATTAACCGTGCATGCGCTCGAACTCTCGATGCCTGTAGCCCACGTGGAAGGCCCGTATCGCGGACGGCCGCCGGGCTCGGAAAGCAAGCTCAGGACCTACCGCGATGGCTGGCGTATTCTCATGCTTATTTTCAAGCTGGTTCGCCACGAGCGGCCGATGTTCTTTTTCAGCCTGCTCGCCGCTCTGTTTGGGCTGACGTCGCTGATTCTGTTTGCACCTTTGGTCGAAACCTATCTCCAGACCGGTCTTGTGCCGCGGTTGCCGACGGCAGTATTGACGATGGGGCTGATGACGATCGCGATTCTCAGCCTGATGGTCGGCGCGATACTCGATACGGTGACTCGTGGACGCCGCGAATTGCGGATGCTCGCGTACCTTCAATACCCGTTCTTCTGGGGAAGCGCGACGCGGACCGCGATCGAAGCAGTCGATGAGCACGAGTCGCGCTCACACGCCAACTAA
- a CDS encoding mannose-1-phosphate guanylyltransferase/mannose-6-phosphate isomerase — MSLIPIILCGGAGSRLWPVSRESHPKPFIRLADGQSLLQKAFLRAAALDGVKQILTVTNRELFFKTEDEFREVNECGVATSFICEPFGRNTAAAVAAAALHIAKTSGPETVMLVLAADHLIADHDAFAEAVGKAQELAHQGKIVTFGIRPDSPQTGYGYIEAEGNTVLRFVEKPSLERAREYLASKRFLWNSGIFCFTAASILRELEQHCPEILGSTDACLRESRTSEGNGWSQVQLAPNSFGMVPENSIDYAVMEKCTQAAVVPCAIGWSDIGSWTALSELCRPDSHGNRVEGEALLHDVDNCYFVSRDRLIGAVGVENLIVIDTPDALLVANRDRAQDVKHIYSELKARGHDAHKMHRTVHRPWGTYTVLEEGPRFKIKRIEVKPGASLSLQMHHHRSEHWIVVSGMAKVVNGERELFVSTNESTYIPAGHKHRLENPGVVGLVMIEVQSGEYLGEDDIVRFEDVYGRA, encoded by the coding sequence GTGAGTTTGATACCCATTATCCTGTGTGGCGGCGCGGGGTCCCGGCTGTGGCCGGTGTCGCGAGAATCGCACCCGAAACCGTTCATTCGTCTGGCCGATGGCCAGAGCCTTCTGCAGAAGGCGTTCCTGCGTGCGGCTGCGCTCGACGGTGTCAAGCAGATCCTGACTGTGACCAATCGCGAACTGTTCTTCAAGACCGAGGACGAGTTCCGTGAAGTAAACGAGTGCGGTGTTGCGACATCATTCATCTGCGAGCCGTTCGGGCGCAACACTGCCGCTGCTGTCGCCGCCGCCGCCCTCCATATCGCGAAGACGAGCGGTCCGGAGACGGTGATGCTCGTGCTCGCTGCCGACCACCTGATCGCTGACCATGATGCGTTTGCCGAAGCTGTCGGCAAGGCTCAGGAGCTGGCACATCAAGGCAAGATCGTCACGTTCGGCATTCGTCCGGACTCGCCACAAACGGGCTACGGCTATATCGAGGCAGAGGGCAACACGGTCCTGCGCTTTGTCGAAAAGCCGTCGCTCGAAAGGGCGCGCGAATATCTCGCATCGAAGCGCTTCCTCTGGAACTCCGGCATCTTCTGCTTTACCGCGGCTTCGATCCTGCGTGAACTCGAGCAGCACTGCCCTGAGATTCTGGGCAGCACGGATGCATGTCTGCGGGAGTCGCGCACTTCCGAAGGCAACGGCTGGTCGCAGGTGCAGCTCGCACCGAACAGCTTCGGAATGGTCCCGGAGAATTCGATCGACTACGCCGTCATGGAGAAGTGTACGCAAGCTGCGGTCGTGCCGTGTGCCATTGGCTGGAGCGACATCGGTTCCTGGACTGCGCTGAGCGAGTTGTGCCGCCCTGACAGCCACGGTAATCGCGTGGAAGGTGAAGCGCTGCTGCACGATGTCGATAATTGCTATTTCGTAAGTCGCGATCGCCTGATAGGCGCAGTTGGCGTCGAGAACCTGATTGTCATCGACACGCCCGATGCACTGCTCGTCGCCAATCGCGACCGTGCGCAGGACGTCAAGCATATCTATTCCGAGCTGAAGGCTCGTGGCCACGACGCGCACAAGATGCATCGCACGGTGCATCGGCCGTGGGGTACTTATACCGTGCTCGAGGAAGGGCCGCGCTTCAAGATCAAGCGTATCGAAGTGAAGCCGGGTGCGAGCCTGAGCCTGCAGATGCATCATCATCGCAGCGAACACTGGATCGTGGTAAGCGGCATGGCAAAGGTCGTCAACGGCGAGCGCGAGCTGTTCGTTTCGACCAACGAATCGACCTACATTCCGGCGGGTCACAAGCATAGGCTTGAGAATCCCGGTGTGGTCGGCCTTGTGATGATTGAAGTGCAGAGCGGTGAGTACCTCGGCGAGGACGACATCGTGCGGTTCGAGGACGTGTACGGGCGAGCGTGA
- a CDS encoding alginate O-acetyltransferase AlgX-related protein, translating into MKLAGIVIFFLALCLPAIQKITGVLPPYTIDENRRLTAPPRLADFKDPATGFHQFEQYFDDHYGLRDILIRLKTQIDFSVFHTSDRVHLGKNGWLFYRSVLDVEKPATERFFASRDEQLTAGIEDLAAALKKRSQTLVLMPIFLGDVFYHDELPRDTPKLPQPSGFYRATERWKTLPNLIYVDSAAVLSRVKERRQVFHKTDFHWNSPAAFAVGRTFVNQLGQDAGIKSPVWDHELKIETRPYIGRESDFLPLFKQPSELGLFVVPTWNTNDVQVKENQGIFEYITTKRVDDSKTLPPLCIVGDSFFDALRDAGFTSYFSKVYRVRWQGADTLPRALAQFPAECKYVMVEFIEVQAPAFDSLADGAANLRGPH; encoded by the coding sequence ATGAAGCTGGCTGGAATCGTAATATTTTTTCTCGCACTCTGCCTTCCGGCAATCCAGAAGATCACCGGAGTCCTACCGCCCTATACGATCGACGAGAATCGCAGACTGACTGCGCCGCCGCGCCTTGCTGATTTCAAGGATCCAGCAACAGGATTCCATCAGTTCGAACAGTACTTCGATGACCACTATGGGCTGAGAGACATCCTGATTCGCCTGAAAACGCAAATCGACTTCTCCGTGTTCCATACGTCGGATCGTGTTCACCTCGGCAAGAACGGATGGCTGTTCTATCGAAGCGTGCTCGATGTCGAAAAGCCGGCTACCGAGCGCTTCTTTGCATCGCGCGACGAACAGCTGACTGCCGGGATCGAGGATCTTGCCGCAGCGCTCAAGAAACGCAGTCAGACTCTGGTCCTGATGCCGATTTTTCTTGGCGATGTTTTTTACCATGACGAACTACCGCGTGACACACCGAAGCTTCCGCAGCCCAGCGGCTTTTACAGGGCGACGGAGCGGTGGAAAACTCTGCCGAACCTGATTTATGTGGATTCGGCCGCAGTGCTCTCGCGGGTGAAGGAGCGCCGACAGGTTTTCCACAAGACGGATTTCCACTGGAACAGTCCAGCAGCGTTTGCAGTTGGGCGCACGTTCGTCAATCAACTCGGCCAGGATGCCGGGATCAAAAGTCCGGTTTGGGATCATGAACTCAAGATCGAAACGCGGCCTTATATTGGTCGCGAATCCGACTTCCTGCCGTTGTTCAAGCAGCCTTCTGAACTGGGGCTGTTCGTCGTGCCGACGTGGAATACGAACGACGTGCAAGTGAAGGAGAATCAGGGCATTTTCGAGTACATCACAACGAAGCGGGTCGACGATAGCAAGACACTGCCACCGCTATGCATCGTAGGCGACAGTTTTTTTGATGCGCTGCGTGACGCGGGTTTCACGAGTTACTTCAGCAAAGTCTATCGGGTGCGCTGGCAGGGTGCGGACACGTTGCCAAGAGCGCTTGCGCAATTTCCGGCGGAGTGCAAGTACGTGATGGTCGAGTTTATCGAGGTTCAGGCGCCCGCATTCGATAGTCTGGCGGACGGGGCGGCCAATCTTCGAGGCCCGCATTGA
- a CDS encoding GtrA family protein, whose product MDKKRALRSQLLGQMFRFALVGGFALVINAIIVELLARVWGPYYAQFLAFPLIATMTWYLNRRYTFGASARPVVHEWFRYIFANLLGWVANNGVYVLFVLHVAIAYQHPSIAVAAGSLTGLAFNFVMSRVAVFRNA is encoded by the coding sequence ATGGACAAGAAGAGAGCATTGCGGAGCCAGTTGCTGGGACAGATGTTCCGGTTTGCTTTGGTGGGCGGATTCGCGCTCGTCATCAATGCGATTATTGTCGAACTTCTCGCGCGTGTATGGGGCCCGTACTACGCGCAGTTTCTGGCATTCCCGCTAATCGCCACAATGACGTGGTATCTGAACCGCCGTTACACCTTTGGGGCGAGTGCTCGTCCGGTCGTGCACGAGTGGTTCCGTTATATTTTCGCGAATCTGCTGGGTTGGGTGGCGAACAATGGCGTCTACGTACTGTTCGTGTTGCACGTTGCAATTGCGTATCAACATCCGTCCATTGCCGTGGCGGCTGGGTCGCTCACCGGATTGGCCTTCAACTTCGTGATGTCGCGAGTGGCGGTATTTCGTAACGCCTAG
- a CDS encoding ABC transporter ATP-binding protein, with protein sequence MTTSSIVAEGIVVEFPIYENSHRSLKKAVLNLTTGGRIGQDAGRHTVVRAIDELSFNFSHGERIGLVGHNGSGKTTLLRTLTGVYEPVRGKLKVHGRIASLLDVSMGLDPDATGFENIYLRGILDGLKPARIRSKIDEIADFSELGDYLNLPVRTYSSGMMLRLAFSMSTSIEADILIMDEWLSVGDADFKAKAAQRLEALVGHASIVVIASHEPALVQRVCTRKISLEHGRIVADEPVGAEAPAAEGGAGSAASGSASLSTDATASRSAA encoded by the coding sequence ATGACGACTTCTTCTATTGTTGCAGAGGGAATCGTCGTCGAATTCCCGATCTACGAGAATTCCCATCGATCGCTCAAGAAGGCGGTTCTCAACCTGACAACCGGCGGCCGGATCGGCCAAGATGCCGGCCGGCACACGGTCGTGCGCGCGATCGACGAACTGAGCTTCAATTTTTCGCACGGCGAGCGCATCGGTCTCGTTGGTCATAACGGCTCGGGCAAGACGACGTTGCTGCGCACGCTTACCGGCGTGTACGAGCCCGTGCGGGGCAAATTGAAGGTCCATGGGCGCATCGCGTCGCTGCTCGACGTGTCGATGGGTCTCGATCCGGACGCGACAGGTTTCGAAAACATCTATTTGCGCGGCATTCTGGACGGTCTCAAGCCGGCTCGGATTCGCAGCAAGATCGACGAGATCGCCGATTTCAGCGAACTGGGCGACTATCTCAATCTGCCGGTGCGGACGTACTCCAGCGGCATGATGCTGCGGCTCGCATTTTCGATGTCCACGAGCATCGAGGCGGATATTCTGATCATGGATGAATGGCTAAGCGTCGGCGATGCCGATTTCAAGGCCAAGGCGGCGCAGCGCCTCGAAGCGCTGGTTGGTCACGCGTCGATTGTGGTCATTGCGAGCCACGAGCCCGCACTCGTGCAGCGGGTGTGCACACGCAAGATCAGTCTCGAGCACGGCAGGATCGTCGCAGACGAGCCTGTCGGCGCTGAGGCGCCGGCCGCCGAAGGTGGCGCGGGTAGCGCCGCGTCCGGCAGTGCCAGTCTTTCCACGGACGCAACCGCGTCCCGCTCGGCCGCCTGA
- a CDS encoding ABC transporter permease yields the protein MGDAVIDRGKTDLASHDGRDDLIAGLSAVRVWGTLGWHDIRQRYRRSVLGPFWFTLSTAIMVVVLGALYSELLHQDIHEYLPYLAIGLVVWGFISSVANEACSAFIGAGYLIKQIRIPLTVHICRIVWRNFVILLHSLPVVVALIVFLGRSPSIEFLLVPLALFLLFMQGVWLSVVLGVLCTRFRDIQPIVANLIQVAFFFTPVMWSPEVLKSRAWVAQYNPLYHLIELVRAPLMGRPLQWESWAWSIGMLVVGFAFAHLLMRRTRNRVPYWL from the coding sequence ATGGGTGATGCAGTTATTGATCGAGGTAAAACGGACCTCGCGAGCCATGATGGCCGTGACGATCTGATCGCCGGCCTGAGCGCCGTGCGAGTGTGGGGCACGCTGGGCTGGCACGACATTCGTCAGCGTTATCGGCGGTCCGTGCTCGGGCCGTTCTGGTTCACGCTCAGCACCGCGATCATGGTGGTCGTGTTGGGTGCGCTCTATTCCGAGCTGCTTCATCAAGACATTCACGAATATCTTCCGTATCTCGCGATCGGTCTCGTGGTGTGGGGTTTCATCTCCTCAGTCGCGAACGAAGCGTGCAGCGCGTTTATCGGTGCGGGCTATCTGATCAAGCAGATACGCATACCGTTGACAGTGCACATCTGCCGTATCGTCTGGCGCAATTTCGTGATCTTGCTGCACAGCCTGCCGGTCGTGGTCGCGCTGATCGTGTTCCTTGGACGCAGTCCGAGTATCGAGTTTTTGCTCGTGCCGCTCGCGCTCTTCCTGCTGTTCATGCAGGGCGTCTGGCTCAGCGTGGTGCTGGGCGTGCTCTGCACACGCTTTCGCGATATTCAGCCCATCGTCGCCAATCTTATCCAGGTTGCATTCTTCTTCACGCCCGTGATGTGGTCGCCCGAAGTGTTGAAGTCGCGCGCGTGGGTGGCGCAGTACAATCCGCTGTATCACTTAATCGAACTCGTGCGTGCGCCCTTGATGGGGCGTCCGCTGCAGTGGGAGTCGTGGGCGTGGTCTATCGGTATGCTCGTGGTCGGGTTCGCCTTTGCGCACCTCCTCATGCGCCGCACCCGTAATCGCGTTCCGTATTGGCTCTGA
- a CDS encoding MBOAT family O-acyltransferase, translating into MVFSSAVFLFAFMPLFFGIYYLTPAFAKNFFIFAASTLFYAVAGGYLTLILLISIALNYGIAHWIVAETIPDRRLLVAGIVVNLAPLVVYKYLPFMVSAAGDGARLFGLHLPVALKAFVIPAGISFYTFHSISYLVDVYKRKVEPSRSLIDFGMYMICFPQLIAGPIVRYAEVVARIPYRPVVVEEVYSGIGRFVLGLSKKIIIADTVGRISDQIFALPSTELTTGLAWLGIVSYTLQIYFDFSGYSDMAIGMGRMMGFAFPENFDQPYRSKSITEFWRRWHMTLSRWFRDYVYIPMGGNQKGAFRTYVNLCVVFFLCGAWHGANYTFILWGLYHGLLLVIERVLKNRFNFAPAGLAGQGVTLLLVAIGWVFFRSDSLAHAAYYLAAMFHLGPSAKSMFGPAFYLTPDKCVFLLVGVVCAVAPFEKLRRFAPAGHVTTGVEIAVLLMLLVQSASMIAANGFNPFIYFRF; encoded by the coding sequence ATGGTATTCAGCTCAGCAGTCTTCCTGTTCGCGTTCATGCCATTGTTCTTTGGCATTTATTACCTGACACCGGCGTTCGCAAAAAACTTTTTTATCTTCGCAGCGAGCACGCTTTTCTATGCGGTGGCAGGTGGGTATCTCACGCTCATCCTGCTCATTTCAATTGCATTGAACTACGGCATAGCACATTGGATTGTCGCCGAGACTATACCGGATCGGCGCTTGCTCGTCGCGGGTATCGTTGTCAACCTTGCCCCCCTGGTGGTCTACAAGTATTTGCCGTTCATGGTGAGCGCCGCCGGCGACGGCGCTCGACTTTTCGGCTTGCATCTTCCTGTCGCGCTCAAAGCATTTGTCATCCCCGCCGGTATTTCGTTCTACACATTCCATAGCATTTCGTACCTTGTGGATGTCTATAAACGCAAGGTCGAGCCGAGCCGGTCGTTGATCGATTTCGGCATGTACATGATCTGTTTTCCGCAATTGATTGCCGGCCCGATCGTGCGATATGCCGAAGTCGTTGCGCGTATTCCGTACCGCCCGGTTGTGGTCGAAGAGGTCTACAGCGGAATCGGCAGATTCGTTTTGGGATTGTCGAAGAAGATCATCATTGCCGATACAGTTGGACGAATTTCCGATCAAATCTTCGCGCTGCCATCGACAGAATTGACAACCGGTCTCGCATGGCTCGGTATTGTGTCGTACACGCTCCAGATCTATTTCGATTTTTCGGGTTATTCGGATATGGCGATCGGAATGGGGCGAATGATGGGATTCGCATTTCCGGAAAACTTTGATCAACCATACCGATCGAAGAGCATTACCGAATTCTGGCGGCGCTGGCATATGACGCTGTCGCGCTGGTTTCGCGACTATGTCTACATTCCGATGGGCGGCAATCAGAAAGGTGCGTTTCGCACATATGTGAATTTGTGCGTCGTGTTCTTCCTGTGCGGGGCGTGGCATGGAGCAAACTACACTTTCATCCTGTGGGGCCTTTACCACGGACTGCTGCTGGTCATCGAACGCGTGTTGAAGAATCGTTTCAACTTTGCCCCGGCAGGACTTGCAGGCCAGGGCGTGACCTTGTTGCTCGTTGCGATCGGCTGGGTGTTCTTCCGTTCGGATTCGCTGGCTCACGCCGCCTATTATCTGGCAGCGATGTTCCATCTTGGACCGAGTGCGAAGTCGATGTTCGGACCGGCTTTCTATCTCACTCCCGACAAATGCGTATTCTTGCTCGTTGGCGTAGTGTGTGCTGTCGCGCCATTCGAAAAGCTTCGCCGTTTTGCTCCGGCGGGTCATGTGACGACCGGTGTCGAGATTGCCGTGCTGTTGATGCTTCTGGTGCAAAGCGCCTCGATGATTGCGGCTAACGGCTTCAATCCGTTTATTTATTTTCGATTCTGA